The Erythrobacter insulae genome window below encodes:
- a CDS encoding lysophospholipid acyltransferase family protein: MTDNAQDHGIGAPGSEIWNLRVKAARGDTTPLSFGGWFRVVVRSLALLALIIIFVPLHYLYRTFRYGSPFPMLFLRYAARVSGARVKVHGTHLKRDVFYVANHVSWLDILSMAGACGTAFVAKAELATAPLVGWLASLNRTVFVKREHRLGVAEQINALREALEDNWSVTVFPEGTTTDGHSLLPFKTSMLSVLEPPPPGVMVQPVLLDYGEVSEWIGWVGNETGINNAKRVLARRGTFELHMHFLEPFSPEDFRGRKAIGAESRRRIEEALCEALGKPVRQFAHDVPPVRYNAPTGAVGVGKINVEVPNDADL, encoded by the coding sequence ATGACTGATAACGCTCAGGATCACGGGATCGGCGCTCCCGGTAGCGAGATCTGGAATTTGCGGGTTAAAGCGGCTCGCGGAGATACGACTCCATTGTCGTTTGGCGGATGGTTTCGCGTGGTGGTGCGCTCGCTCGCGCTGTTGGCTTTGATAATCATCTTTGTCCCGCTCCACTATCTGTACCGCACATTCCGTTATGGTTCGCCCTTCCCGATGCTGTTCCTGCGCTATGCCGCGCGGGTTTCCGGTGCGCGGGTCAAAGTTCACGGCACCCATCTCAAACGCGATGTCTTTTACGTCGCCAACCATGTCTCATGGCTTGATATCCTGTCGATGGCAGGGGCATGCGGCACCGCTTTTGTGGCCAAAGCTGAACTTGCCACTGCGCCACTGGTCGGTTGGCTTGCCTCTTTGAACCGCACCGTTTTTGTAAAGCGTGAACACCGCCTTGGCGTGGCCGAACAAATCAACGCCCTGCGAGAGGCGCTGGAAGATAACTGGTCCGTCACCGTTTTTCCCGAAGGCACAACGACCGACGGCCATTCGCTTTTGCCGTTCAAAACCAGCATGTTGAGCGTGCTTGAACCCCCTCCGCCCGGTGTGATGGTTCAGCCGGTCTTGCTTGATTACGGCGAGGTGTCTGAATGGATTGGCTGGGTCGGGAATGAAACCGGTATCAACAATGCCAAACGCGTCCTGGCGCGGCGCGGCACTTTTGAGCTGCACATGCACTTTCTCGAGCCGTTCAGCCCAGAGGATTTCCGAGGTCGCAAGGCGATTGGCGCTGAATCGCGCCGCCGGATCGAAGAAGCGCTATGCGAAGCGCTGGGTAAGCCGGTGCGCCAGTTTGCCCATGACGTTCCGCCTGTCCGCTACAACGCGCCAACCGGTGCAGTGGGCGTTGGCAAGATCAACGTCGAAGTTCCCAACGACGCCGATCTTTAA
- a CDS encoding GGDEF domain-containing protein: MARIKRAMPDVVLPIAALLRTAFARLEPSRALPDHDALYIGKFIGSDALLLLVVMLVLAVAVMVAIFFTVKQEVRFAANLARDRADQLQDILRTVSMAENIAGIGVWQYDPASGAQQWSRGLRRLFGINHNEPFVEGDAETLLFANNVDLIGSVTERLDRDESYNLHFDIFGFDGVSRSLCIQACNLRRRNGTLYRVVAVVRDITEQLERERELEVSRAEAMQEASRAIELASTDQLTGLANRRRVMERLDRMVVDARQSSCPLVLIMFDIDHFKHVNDTYGHIQGDKVLQNVANIAQQQSRTGDIVGRVGGEEFVWIVPNASRGIARVMCERLRLAIATGSATETVPAVTISAGYADLRAGDSALSLFARADSALYEAKNAGRNRVRMAA, translated from the coding sequence GTGGCGCGTATTAAACGCGCCATGCCTGATGTTGTTTTACCGATTGCTGCATTGCTCCGCACCGCGTTTGCTCGTCTTGAACCGAGCAGGGCGCTGCCTGACCATGACGCGCTGTATATTGGCAAATTTATCGGCAGCGATGCCTTATTGCTGCTTGTTGTTATGCTTGTCCTCGCCGTGGCTGTGATGGTCGCCATCTTTTTCACGGTAAAGCAAGAGGTCCGCTTTGCAGCCAATCTGGCGCGCGATCGGGCCGATCAGCTGCAGGATATCTTGCGCACTGTCAGCATGGCAGAAAACATCGCGGGCATCGGTGTCTGGCAATACGATCCCGCATCGGGCGCACAGCAATGGTCCAGAGGACTGCGCCGCCTGTTCGGGATCAACCACAACGAACCGTTTGTAGAAGGCGACGCCGAAACCCTGTTGTTTGCGAATAATGTTGATCTGATCGGATCAGTTACCGAACGGCTTGACCGCGATGAAAGCTACAATCTGCATTTTGACATTTTCGGGTTTGATGGTGTGTCACGATCTTTATGCATCCAAGCCTGCAATCTCAGGCGGCGAAACGGAACCCTGTACCGCGTCGTGGCGGTAGTGCGTGACATTACAGAGCAGCTGGAACGCGAGCGAGAGCTGGAAGTCTCTCGCGCCGAGGCCATGCAGGAAGCCAGCCGCGCAATCGAGCTTGCCTCTACCGACCAGCTGACCGGCCTCGCCAATCGCCGCCGGGTAATGGAGCGGCTTGATCGGATGGTGGTTGACGCGCGCCAGTCCTCGTGTCCGCTGGTATTGATCATGTTCGATATCGATCACTTCAAACATGTCAACGACACCTACGGCCATATCCAAGGTGACAAGGTGTTGCAGAATGTCGCCAATATCGCGCAGCAGCAAAGCCGTACCGGAGATATCGTGGGCCGGGTTGGCGGCGAAGAGTTTGTCTGGATTGTCCCCAATGCAAGCCGGGGCATCGCGCGTGTCATGTGCGAACGCCTGCGTCTCGCAATCGCAACGGGCAGCGCCACAGAAACGGTTCCTGCAGTCACAATAAGCGCAGGCTATGCCGATTTGCGCGCAGGCGATAGCGCGCTCTCGCTGTTCGCGCGGGCCGACAGCGCTTTATACGAGGCAAAGAACGCGGGACGAAACAGAGTGCGCATGGCGGCGTGA
- a CDS encoding Fur family transcriptional regulator has translation MNQKIDLEQLCAEKGLRITEQRRVIAKVLSDSDDHPDVELLHERASAVDPKISIATVYRTVRLFEEAGILDRHDFGDGRSRYEPVPEAHHDHLIDVETGKVVEFVDPEVESLQRQIAEKLGYRLVDHRMELYGVRLSRDD, from the coding sequence GTGAACCAGAAGATCGATCTTGAACAATTGTGCGCCGAAAAAGGGCTGAGGATCACCGAGCAACGCCGCGTGATCGCCAAAGTCCTGTCGGACAGCGATGACCACCCCGATGTGGAATTGCTTCACGAGCGCGCATCGGCAGTTGATCCCAAAATTTCGATTGCGACCGTATACCGCACAGTGCGCCTGTTTGAAGAAGCGGGCATATTGGACCGTCACGATTTCGGCGATGGCCGTTCGCGCTATGAACCCGTGCCCGAGGCGCATCACGATCATCTGATTGATGTCGAAACCGGCAAGGTCGTTGAATTTGTCGATCCCGAAGTGGAATCGCTGCAACGGCAAATTGCCGAAAAACTCGGCTATCGGTTGGTCGATCACCGGATGGAATTGTACGGTGTACGGCTTTCGCGTGATGACTGA
- a CDS encoding LysR substrate-binding domain-containing protein — MPSRRLPPLRALEAFMRTVRLGSARAAAEEIGLSPSALSRRITNLEEFVGKKLFTRARQSMQLTDEGQAFYEAVNPHLESLTRAVESQSDNISLLRLRLGVLPLFGSQRLFPRLGELRKRHPLLHIDIDTGPHLEDRVGDTLDAAIILSRGPATGLHAVRLDHNLVHAICSKEIGRAIGENMDREVLEKQTFLTHTELPESFAAWKKAHGLDDLEPAAIDHYDSGQLMLEAAAQGLGIAIMHDDHMRRAADNRLTDLSNKTVESPYSYWFVCKPNALEARPVRLFHDWLVRAGL; from the coding sequence ATGCCTTCACGCCGTTTGCCCCCACTGCGCGCCCTTGAGGCGTTTATGCGCACGGTCCGCCTTGGATCGGCCCGCGCTGCTGCAGAAGAGATCGGGCTGAGCCCGTCCGCGCTTTCGCGCAGGATCACCAATCTTGAAGAGTTTGTGGGCAAAAAATTGTTCACGCGCGCGCGTCAATCGATGCAGCTTACCGATGAAGGGCAAGCATTTTATGAAGCGGTGAACCCGCATCTGGAATCGCTGACCCGCGCGGTGGAAAGTCAATCCGACAACATTTCCCTGCTGCGTTTGCGGCTGGGCGTTTTGCCCTTGTTTGGCAGCCAGCGCCTGTTTCCGCGTTTGGGTGAGCTGCGCAAACGCCATCCGCTGCTTCACATCGATATCGATACAGGCCCGCATCTCGAAGACCGTGTCGGCGACACTTTGGACGCTGCGATTATTCTTTCGCGGGGACCGGCAACGGGCCTTCACGCCGTTCGGCTGGATCACAATCTTGTCCATGCGATCTGTAGCAAGGAAATCGGGCGGGCCATCGGCGAGAATATGGACCGCGAAGTTCTAGAAAAGCAGACCTTCCTTACCCATACCGAGCTGCCGGAGAGTTTTGCCGCATGGAAAAAGGCGCACGGGCTGGATGATCTCGAACCGGCTGCCATAGACCATTACGATTCGGGCCAGTTGATGCTGGAGGCGGCGGCGCAAGGATTGGGCATTGCGATTATGCACGATGACCATATGCGCCGCGCGGCAGACAATCGCCTGACGGATCTTTCGAACAAGACGGTCGAAAGTCCGTACAGCTATTGGTTCGTGTGCAAGCCTAATGCGCTAGAGGCGCGGCCTGTGCGGTTGTTCCACGATTGGTTGGTACGCGCAGGGCTATAA
- a CDS encoding class II 3-deoxy-7-phosphoheptulonate synthase, with translation MAQTWKPDSWKAHEARHLPHYEDAAELAEAETTLSAYPPLVFAGEARALKSDLADVANGKAFLLQGGDCAESFAEFHPNNIRDTFRVLLQMAIVLTFASKHPVVKVGRMAGQFAKPRSSPTETIGDVTLPSYLGDNINGIDFDPDQRRNDPGRMVRAYSQAAATLNLLRAFAGGGYANLQQVHQWTLDFMGRTPWTEKFSETADRIGEALDFMEACGIDPSTVPQLQGTSFYTSHEGLLLPYEQSLTRQDSLTGDWYATSAHMLWIGDRTRFPGSAHIEWARGIGNPLGMKCGPSLEPDDLLRLLDELNPKREAGRMTLISRFGHDKVEDGLPRLVRAVQREGHPVVWSCDPMHGNVVKSDTGFKTRPFDRILTEVKGFFAVHRAEGTHPGGIHIEMTGQDVTECVGGAVAITEERLGDRYHTHCDPRLNAEQSLELAFLIAEMLNSEMNQRQADAA, from the coding sequence ATGGCCCAAACTTGGAAACCGGACAGCTGGAAAGCCCACGAAGCGCGGCATTTGCCGCATTACGAGGACGCAGCCGAACTCGCAGAGGCAGAAACCACGCTTTCTGCTTATCCGCCGCTTGTGTTTGCCGGGGAGGCGCGCGCGCTCAAATCGGATCTGGCCGATGTTGCGAATGGCAAAGCATTCTTGCTGCAAGGCGGCGACTGCGCGGAAAGTTTCGCCGAATTTCACCCCAACAATATCCGCGATACGTTTCGCGTGTTGCTGCAAATGGCGATTGTGCTGACATTCGCCAGCAAACACCCGGTGGTCAAAGTTGGCCGCATGGCCGGCCAGTTCGCAAAACCGCGCTCATCGCCAACCGAGACAATCGGCGATGTCACGCTGCCCAGCTATTTGGGTGATAACATCAACGGGATCGATTTTGACCCCGATCAGCGCCGCAATGATCCGGGCCGGATGGTCCGTGCCTATTCTCAGGCAGCGGCGACGCTCAATCTGCTGCGCGCTTTTGCAGGCGGCGGCTATGCCAATTTGCAGCAAGTCCATCAGTGGACGCTCGATTTCATGGGCCGCACGCCGTGGACTGAAAAATTTTCCGAGACTGCCGACCGCATCGGTGAAGCGCTAGACTTTATGGAAGCCTGCGGGATTGATCCATCCACTGTTCCCCAGTTGCAAGGCACCAGCTTTTACACCAGCCACGAAGGGCTGCTGCTGCCGTATGAGCAATCGCTGACGCGTCAGGATTCGCTCACCGGAGATTGGTACGCGACCAGCGCGCATATGCTGTGGATCGGGGATCGCACCCGCTTTCCCGGCAGCGCGCATATCGAATGGGCGCGGGGCATCGGCAATCCATTGGGCATGAAATGCGGCCCATCGCTTGAGCCGGATGATCTGCTGCGTTTGCTCGATGAACTTAACCCGAAACGCGAAGCCGGGCGCATGACTTTGATCAGCCGGTTTGGCCATGACAAAGTCGAAGACGGCCTGCCGAGACTGGTCCGCGCCGTGCAACGCGAAGGGCATCCGGTGGTTTGGAGCTGTGATCCGATGCATGGCAATGTCGTAAAATCGGATACCGGGTTCAAAACCCGTCCGTTTGATCGCATCCTGACCGAGGTGAAGGGCTTTTTCGCGGTTCACCGCGCCGAAGGCACGCATCCGGGCGGCATCCATATCGAGATGACAGGTCAGGACGTGACCGAATGTGTCGGCGGTGCTGTTGCCATCACCGAAGAACGGTTGGGCGATCGGTATCACACCCATTGCGATCCGCGCCTGAACGCGGAACAGTCGCTTGAACTGGCATTTCTCATCGCTGAAATGCTGAACAGCGAAATGAACCAGCGCCAGGCGGACGCCGCTTAA
- a CDS encoding malonic semialdehyde reductase produces MTTQYHDQTLSEAALGQLFNDARTYNDWLDKPVSDAQLHAIWDLLKMAPTSANMQPARIVWVKSDEQKAKLAECAMEGNQDKIKAAPVTAVIGYDIDFHEELPWLFPHTDAKSWFEGDEEGRKEGAFRNSSLQGAYLMLAARAIGLDCGAMSGFDADKVNEAFFGDTPRHRVNFICSVGYGDPESVFERSPRPDFEKFNSIV; encoded by the coding sequence ATGACCACCCAGTACCACGATCAGACCCTTTCCGAAGCCGCTCTCGGACAGCTTTTTAATGATGCGCGCACGTATAATGACTGGCTTGATAAGCCTGTTTCCGATGCGCAACTGCACGCGATCTGGGATCTGCTCAAAATGGCGCCGACCTCCGCCAATATGCAACCGGCGCGGATCGTGTGGGTCAAATCGGACGAACAAAAGGCAAAGCTTGCCGAATGCGCGATGGAAGGCAATCAGGACAAGATCAAAGCCGCGCCCGTCACCGCAGTGATCGGCTATGACATCGACTTCCATGAAGAACTGCCATGGCTGTTCCCGCACACCGATGCGAAAAGCTGGTTCGAAGGCGACGAAGAAGGCCGCAAAGAAGGCGCTTTCCGCAATTCCTCGCTTCAGGGTGCCTATCTGATGCTTGCCGCGCGCGCGATCGGGCTGGATTGCGGCGCAATGTCGGGTTTTGATGCGGATAAAGTGAACGAAGCATTCTTTGGCGATACACCGCGTCACCGCGTCAATTTCATTTGCTCGGTCGGCTATGGCGATCCCGAAAGCGTGTTTGAACGCAGCCCCCGCCCCGATTTTGAAAAGTTCAATTCCATCGTCTGA
- a CDS encoding GNAT family N-acetyltransferase has translation MEVMEAAFDPAYGEAWNRRQVIDALTMPSTHALIVDSDGGIIEPAGSVQAAGFVLTRHAADEEELLLIAVHPDRRRRGVGARLMENFFLAAGSRGVRRIFLEMRRDNPAEHLYRQQGFDPIGKRPNYYRMSDGSRVDAITFGRSI, from the coding sequence ATGGAAGTGATGGAGGCCGCGTTCGATCCCGCCTATGGCGAGGCATGGAATCGCAGGCAGGTGATCGACGCGCTGACCATGCCAAGCACACATGCCTTAATCGTGGATAGCGATGGGGGTATCATCGAACCGGCAGGATCGGTTCAGGCGGCCGGATTTGTGCTGACGCGGCATGCCGCCGATGAAGAAGAATTGCTGTTGATTGCGGTTCATCCTGATCGGCGCAGGCGCGGTGTTGGTGCCCGGCTGATGGAGAATTTCTTTCTGGCAGCCGGCTCGCGCGGTGTGCGCCGAATTTTCCTTGAAATGCGGCGCGACAATCCCGCCGAGCATTTGTACCGCCAACAGGGCTTTGATCCGATTGGGAAGCGGCCCAACTATTACCGGATGTCCGATGGCAGTCGTGTTGACGCCATTACTTTCGGTCGCTCGATCTAA
- the tsaB gene encoding tRNA (adenosine(37)-N6)-threonylcarbamoyltransferase complex dimerization subunit type 1 TsaB, producing the protein MRTLAIETATEACSIALFEGDDMIAHDHRVLGRGHAERLVPMIAELPDKGRAERILVSLGPGSFTGVRIGIATARALGFAWNAKVRGYPTLSLIAARACQLSARGVTVCMNGGHGEWFIQNFAADLSSDTVRSLSPDAASEAALYGVLAGNRANELAQKFGDDRAVLDLLPDSQWTPGLPETHLTADLSPIYGRAPDATPQKARPAP; encoded by the coding sequence ATGCGCACGCTTGCAATCGAAACCGCCACAGAGGCTTGTTCTATCGCTCTGTTCGAGGGCGATGATATGATCGCGCATGATCACCGCGTATTGGGGCGCGGACATGCCGAACGGCTGGTCCCGATGATTGCCGAATTGCCGGATAAAGGCCGCGCGGAACGAATTCTGGTCTCGCTGGGTCCGGGCAGTTTTACCGGTGTGCGGATTGGCATCGCCACCGCGCGGGCGCTTGGTTTTGCATGGAACGCGAAAGTGCGGGGATATCCCACGCTGTCCCTAATCGCCGCGCGCGCATGCCAGCTATCGGCGCGCGGGGTGACCGTGTGCATGAATGGCGGGCATGGTGAATGGTTCATTCAAAACTTTGCAGCCGATTTATCGAGCGATACGGTCCGGTCACTGTCACCGGATGCCGCATCTGAGGCAGCTTTGTACGGCGTGTTGGCCGGTAATAGAGCCAATGAGCTCGCCCAAAAGTTTGGCGATGATCGCGCCGTGCTCGACCTGTTGCCAGATTCGCAGTGGACACCTGGGCTGCCCGAAACGCACCTGACCGCCGATCTATCGCCAATCTACGGGCGCGCGCCCGATGCGACGCCGCAAAAGGCCAGGCCCGCACCGTGA
- a CDS encoding NifU family protein, whose product MFIETETTPNPSSLKFLPGQTVMPSGTREFASPEAAEASPLAQAIFDTGEVVNVFFGWDFVTVTAAPGGNWSALKPQVVSILLDHFVSEAPLFTGGSADGINVPAETDIMVVEDKAEDAETIAMIKELLETRIRPAVASDGGDIAYRGFADGVVHLTLQGACSGCPSSTATLKHGIEGLLKHYVPEVVEVRAA is encoded by the coding sequence ATGTTTATAGAAACCGAAACCACACCAAACCCCTCCAGCCTCAAATTCCTGCCCGGCCAAACCGTAATGCCATCGGGCACCCGCGAGTTTGCATCGCCCGAAGCGGCCGAGGCCAGCCCGCTTGCTCAGGCAATTTTTGACACAGGCGAGGTTGTGAACGTCTTTTTCGGATGGGATTTTGTGACTGTCACGGCGGCGCCCGGCGGCAACTGGTCGGCGCTTAAACCGCAAGTGGTTTCCATCCTGCTGGATCATTTCGTCTCAGAGGCGCCCTTGTTCACAGGCGGCAGCGCGGACGGGATCAATGTCCCTGCCGAAACCGATATTATGGTCGTCGAAGATAAAGCCGAAGACGCCGAAACCATCGCCATGATCAAAGAATTGCTCGAAACGCGGATCCGCCCGGCGGTGGCCAGTGATGGCGGCGACATCGCCTATCGCGGATTTGCCGACGGTGTCGTTCACCTGACCCTGCAAGGTGCGTGTTCCGGCTGCCCGTCCAGCACGGCAACCCTAAAGCACGGTATCGAAGGTCTTTTGAAACATTACGTCCCTGAAGTCGTTGAAGTAAGAGCAGCGTAA
- a CDS encoding MucR family transcriptional regulator: MEDLQYEMKETLITLTSDIVAAHVSNNDVRVDDVPELITNVFSALAGLGNDENAEEPRPEPAVSVRSSIKKDHIVCLDCGKKMKMLKRHLSTEHGMSPEEYKARWELSADYPLVAPNYAETRRDLAKKIGLGRKPGTGRGRKRK, translated from the coding sequence ATGGAAGACTTGCAATATGAAATGAAGGAAACGCTAATTACACTGACCAGCGACATTGTTGCTGCGCATGTTAGCAACAATGATGTCAGAGTTGATGATGTACCGGAACTGATAACCAATGTGTTTTCAGCTTTGGCTGGTCTCGGCAATGATGAAAACGCCGAAGAACCACGACCAGAGCCGGCTGTATCGGTGCGTTCTTCGATCAAAAAAGATCACATCGTCTGCCTCGATTGCGGTAAGAAGATGAAAATGTTGAAGCGTCACCTTTCGACCGAACACGGCATGTCGCCTGAAGAATACAAGGCGCGCTGGGAACTGTCGGCGGATTATCCTCTGGTGGCTCCGAATTACGCTGAAACACGCCGCGATCTTGCCAAGAAAATTGGCCTTGGACGCAAGCCTGGCACTGGCCGGGGACGTAAGCGGAAATAA
- a CDS encoding M16 family metallopeptidase → MKVMSRAVRGLLLVAAPFALVSPALAQEPAAQTAIPQVPAPKAVQSEGEVPWLYEGSDVPVDREWLFGKMDNGLRYAVRRNGVPPNQVSIRVRVDAGSLHERDHEQGYAHLLEHMLFRESKYLGQAEAIAAWQRLGATFGSDANAETSPTHTAYKLDIPDIDRAKLSESFKLLSGMIREPVINGANVDAERPIVLAEKRERGGAAQRIAELTRQTFFAGQRLSTRSPIGTIETLEGATGPKVRDFYERWYRPENTVIVVAGDADPLVLAGLVEQWFGDWQGTGEAGVAPAFGDPVAPEGTQRAAGSGWPIGEIAVAVEPDLPRNLTYAVMRPWRKVQDTIVYNEGLLLDAVAQAIINRRLEERARAGGSYLYAQAQQDDVSRSADMTFVTFAPLTNDWKAALVDVRSVIQDAINSEPTQEEIDREVAEFEVAFVNAVETASVEAGSRQADNLVNAVDIRETIASSQTVLDVFQGMQDRFNPQEVLARTKSLFEGDVVRSVYVTPAIGEADSGALKLALASEIASDSSARLAASSISFDELPPVGEAGTIVSETTLEVLDIEQIDFANGVKALIWANSAEPGRVTVRVRFGAGYRAFDAQSAVYAPLGEMALVGSGLGELGQNEIDRLATGRKLGFDFAINDAVFTFTAQTRSSDVEDQLYLFAAKLGMPRWDADPVIRAKAAAELSYSTFSTSPGGVINRDLEYLATDKDPRFATPDPEALKGVTPEGFRKVWEPLLRQGPVEVLVFGEFDRDAIVEKLRTTFGALEPAQPIAPEIAARIPAFPQDTEEPTVLKHRGDANQAAAVLSWRSGGGMARIRESRQLEILVQVFNNRLLEALREKAGASYSPQVFSDWPADLPGGGTITAFAQFEPDFVPIFFAEAERIAKGLATNPPTPDELDRVTEPLSQQIRRASTGNQFWLYNIEGATSDPRRSSMLRSLLIDFSQTSTQNMRFLADRYFGQGAPLKLAVIPEGQELAALPADYVPSALPEPAPAVPAAPAAEVIGR, encoded by the coding sequence ATGAAAGTTATGTCTCGCGCCGTTCGCGGCCTGCTCCTTGTCGCTGCGCCATTTGCGCTTGTCTCTCCAGCGTTGGCGCAGGAACCCGCTGCCCAAACGGCCATTCCGCAAGTCCCCGCGCCCAAAGCCGTGCAAAGCGAGGGCGAGGTTCCGTGGCTTTATGAAGGCAGCGATGTTCCGGTCGACCGGGAATGGCTGTTCGGCAAAATGGACAATGGGCTGCGCTATGCCGTGCGCCGCAACGGGGTTCCGCCCAATCAGGTCTCCATTCGCGTAAGGGTAGATGCAGGCTCCCTGCATGAGCGCGATCATGAACAAGGCTATGCCCATTTGCTGGAACACATGTTGTTTCGCGAAAGCAAATATCTTGGCCAGGCCGAAGCCATCGCCGCGTGGCAGCGGCTGGGCGCGACATTCGGCAGCGATGCCAACGCGGAAACCAGCCCGACCCACACCGCTTACAAGCTCGATATTCCCGATATCGACCGCGCCAAACTTAGCGAGAGTTTCAAACTGCTGTCGGGCATGATCCGCGAACCAGTGATCAACGGTGCCAATGTCGATGCCGAACGTCCGATTGTGCTCGCCGAAAAACGCGAGCGGGGCGGGGCAGCGCAAAGGATTGCCGAACTGACGCGCCAGACATTTTTCGCAGGTCAAAGGCTTTCCACCCGCAGCCCGATCGGCACGATTGAAACACTGGAAGGCGCGACCGGGCCGAAAGTTCGGGACTTCTACGAGCGCTGGTATCGCCCCGAAAACACCGTGATCGTGGTTGCCGGTGATGCCGATCCATTGGTTCTGGCCGGGTTGGTCGAACAATGGTTTGGCGATTGGCAGGGCACAGGCGAGGCGGGCGTTGCGCCCGCATTCGGTGATCCCGTCGCGCCCGAAGGCACACAGCGCGCGGCAGGCAGCGGCTGGCCGATTGGCGAGATTGCTGTTGCGGTTGAACCCGATCTGCCCCGCAATCTGACCTATGCGGTCATGCGTCCGTGGCGCAAAGTGCAGGACACTATCGTCTACAATGAAGGGTTGTTGCTGGATGCGGTGGCACAGGCCATTATCAACCGGCGACTGGAAGAGCGCGCCCGTGCAGGCGGATCGTATCTGTATGCTCAGGCGCAGCAGGATGATGTCTCGCGCTCTGCCGACATGACCTTTGTCACATTCGCGCCTTTGACAAACGATTGGAAAGCCGCGCTGGTCGATGTTCGCAGCGTGATTCAGGATGCGATCAATTCCGAACCGACGCAGGAAGAAATTGACCGCGAAGTCGCCGAATTCGAAGTCGCCTTTGTCAACGCGGTGGAAACAGCCAGCGTTGAGGCGGGCTCTCGTCAGGCCGATAATCTGGTCAACGCGGTTGATATTCGCGAAACCATCGCCTCGTCGCAAACGGTGCTTGATGTGTTTCAGGGGATGCAGGACCGTTTCAATCCGCAAGAAGTGCTCGCACGCACAAAGTCATTGTTCGAAGGCGACGTGGTGCGTTCCGTCTATGTCACGCCAGCCATCGGAGAGGCTGATTCAGGTGCATTGAAGCTGGCACTGGCAAGCGAGATTGCATCTGACAGCTCGGCGCGCTTGGCCGCGAGCAGCATTTCGTTTGATGAATTGCCACCTGTAGGTGAGGCAGGAACCATCGTCAGCGAGACGACATTGGAGGTGCTCGACATCGAGCAGATCGATTTTGCCAACGGGGTGAAAGCGTTGATCTGGGCCAACTCTGCCGAGCCGGGCCGCGTTACCGTGCGGGTGCGGTTTGGGGCCGGATACCGGGCGTTCGACGCGCAATCTGCGGTCTATGCGCCTTTGGGTGAGATGGCGCTGGTGGGCTCCGGTCTGGGCGAGCTGGGCCAAAACGAAATTGATCGATTGGCCACAGGGCGCAAGCTCGGATTTGATTTTGCGATCAACGATGCGGTCTTCACTTTTACGGCGCAAACCCGGTCGAGCGATGTCGAGGATCAATTGTATCTGTTCGCGGCAAAGCTGGGGATGCCACGCTGGGATGCCGATCCGGTAATCCGCGCAAAGGCGGCGGCCGAGCTTAGCTATTCAACATTCTCCACCAGTCCGGGCGGGGTTATCAACCGCGATCTGGAATATCTGGCGACCGATAAAGACCCGCGTTTTGCCACGCCCGATCCCGAAGCATTGAAAGGTGTGACGCCCGAAGGTTTCCGCAAGGTGTGGGAGCCATTGCTGCGTCAGGGTCCGGTTGAAGTGCTGGTTTTTGGCGAGTTTGACCGCGATGCGATTGTCGAGAAACTGCGCACCACCTTTGGCGCGTTAGAACCGGCACAGCCGATCGCGCCAGAGATTGCCGCGCGTATTCCGGCATTCCCGCAGGACACCGAAGAACCGACTGTTCTGAAACACCGCGGCGATGCCAATCAGGCCGCAGCGGTGCTGTCCTGGCGCAGCGGCGGCGGCATGGCCCGTATTCGGGAATCGCGGCAGCTGGAAATTCTGGTGCAGGTGTTCAACAACCGCCTGCTCGAAGCCTTGCGCGAAAAAGCCGGTGCGAGCTATTCACCTCAGGTGTTTTCCGATTGGCCCGCCGATCTTCCCGGTGGCGGCACGATCACCGCCTTTGCCCAGTTTGAACCCGATTTCGTGCCGATCTTCTTTGCCGAGGCCGAGCGGATCGCCAAAGGACTGGCAACCAATCCGCCTACGCCCGATGAGCTTGATCGGGTGACAGAGCCGCTTTCGCAGCAGATCAGGCGGGCATCGACCGGCAACCAATTCTGGCTTTACAATATCGAAGGCGCGACCTCCGATCCTCGGCGCAGTTCAATGTTGCGGTCGCTGTTGATTGATTTCTCGCAGACGAGCACCCAGAATATGCGGTTCCTCGCGGATCGTTATTTCGGACAGGGTGCCCCGCTGAAACTGGCGGTGATCCCTGAGGGGCAGGAACTTGCCGCATTGCCCGCCGATTATGTGCCAAGCGCTTTGCCCGAACCTGCTCCCGCCGTGCCGGCTGCGCCCGCTGCCGAGGTGATCGGACGCTAG